A section of the Euwallacea fornicatus isolate EFF26 chromosome 24, ASM4011564v1, whole genome shotgun sequence genome encodes:
- the LOC136346642 gene encoding uncharacterized protein produces the protein MKYLILASALIVISATFPADESSTKTKRGLIGLEHAPTILSAAPLLKSYETPIIHTAPVITKVFDAPAPLPLLKSYEPLITGPLIAKGIGPHIIGTKTILPAPIIKTAPLISTPIYSKSIWAPSPIISLAPKWSTPILDHGW, from the coding sequence attCTTGCCTCGGCCCTGATAGTCATATCAGCTACATTTCCCGCAGATGAATCATCCACCAAAACTAAACGAGGTCTCATAGGACTAGAACACGCCCCTACGATCCTTTCAGCCGCTCCTCTTCTCAAAAGCTACGAAACTCCCATCATCCATACAGCCCCAGTTATAACAAAAGTTTTTGACGCCCCAGCACCATTGCCCTTACTAAAGAGTTACGAACCCCTCATCACCGGACCTCTGATCGCCAAGGGCATTGGACCACACATCATTGGAACCAAGACCATCTTGCCTGCGCCCATCATAAAAACCGCACCTTTGATTTCTACTCCCATTTATTCTAAATCCATCTGGGCTCCTTCGCCTATTATAAGTCTCGCTCCCAAATGGTCCACTCCTATTTTGGATCATGGTTGGTAA